In Campylobacter showae, the genomic stretch CCGCATAAAAGACGGCGTGATAACCAACTGGCAAGCAGTCGTGCCAAGCACATGGAATGCCTCGCCAAAAGACGCCGCAAACGTACGCGGAAGCTACGAGGAGTGCCTCATCGGGCTAAAGATCGCCGATCTAACCAAGCCGCTTGAGATCATACGTAAGATCCACTCCTACGATCCTTGTATCGCATGCGCCGTACACGTGATGGATGCGCGCGGCACGCAGCTGGGCGAATACAAAATCAACCCGAATTTGTGAAAGGAGCGGCTATGAGCGAGCATAAATTTGACCGCAAAAGCGAGTATGAATTTTCCATCGGGCTTAGAGCGACGCACTGGATCAGGTTTTTTGCCATCACATTTTTAGTCGTGAGCGGATACTATATATCGTATGTTTTTGTTAGTCCCGAGGTCACGACCCAGCCCGTGCTGTTTATGAACGCCAAGTGGCGCGCAGCTCATCAGATCGCGGGATTTGTCCTGATAGCGTGCTTTATTTTCAAACTCTACCTATTTATATTTGATAAATACAGCCGTAAAGAGGTCGTGAGTATCGTTGATTTTTTTAATCCCAAAGTCTGGATAGCGCAGATAAAATACTATCTGTTTTTGGGCCCGCACCCGCATCTAAAGGGCGTTTATAACCCGCTTCAGTTTGCGTCGTATTTTTTCTTTTATCTAGTGCTGTTTTTGATCTGCCTAACGGGCCTCGTGCTCTATGTACACGTCTATCACGAGGGGCTTGGCGGGCTGCTTTACGAGCCGATGAGACAGTGCGAGGAGCTCATGGGAGGGCTAGCAAACGTCCGCACGATACACCGCATCTGCATGTGGATCATCATGGTTTTTGTCGTGGCGCACGTGTATATGGCGGTATTTAACGCCGTAAAAGGCAAAAACGGAGCTATGGACGCCATCGTAAGCGGCTACAAATACGTAAAAGACGAGCACTGATGCGCGTTTTGGTGCTAGGTATCGGCAACGTGATGTTTGGCGACGAGGGCGTGGGGGTGCATTTTGTAAAAATGATGGAGCGAAACTACAAATTTAGCCCTAAAAACGGGGCTAAATTTGACTCCGTTTTAAATTTGGACGATAAATTTGACTCGACAAATTTGGATGGCGCGAACTCAAATTTAAGCGGCGATCTCGCTCGTAGCGACGGCTCCAAATTTAACGCAGACGGCGCAAATTTGGAGCTAAGATTTATCGACGGCGGCACGCTAGCTATGGCGCTCACGCCCGTTATTGCTTGGGCGGATGTTTTGATAGTCGCCGACTGTATCAGCGCCGAGGGCAGCGAGACGGGGGATGTGTATTTTTTTGGTTACGAGCAGATGCCGCCCACAATTTCCTGGAACGGCTCCGCGCACGAGGTTGAGATGCTAGAGACCTTGCGGCTCATGGAGCTTGCGGGCGATTTGCCGCGGACGAAAATTTTAGGTATCGTACCAAAGCGCATCGAGCCTATGAGCTTTGAGCTCTCCGCGCAGGCGCAAGAGGGGGCAAATTTGATGGAAAAGACGCTTTTAAACGAGCTTTCGCGTCTTGGATTTAGCTACGAAAAGATCGCAAATTTTAGCGTCTGCGATATCGCTTTAGAGTTTTCAAAAAAGGGCGCGATATGATTTTAGCTTACGAGTTTGACGGCGCGAGCGAAAATTTCGCGTTTTTTCTTAAATTTTACGCGCAAAAAAGCGGTTTAAAATTTAGCATTAAAAAGGAGCGAGATTCAAGGGCGCTTTACGCCCAGGGCTCGCAAGATGAGCTTTTGGTATTTTCTGATTTGCTCTCTAGCGCGCTGCCTCACAGCGTCTTTTTACGCGGCTCAAAGGTTTACGCGAGCGAAAATTTACCCCAAGGCGAATCAAACGAGCCTGAGAATACTCTTTCAAACATCACGCCGCGCGTCGTTAGCGCCTATCTAAAAGGCGAGCTAAAAGAGTGCGAAAACGGCGTTTTTAGTGACGTTTACGTTTTTATAGACGGTAAATTTACTCCCGTGACGAAAGCGAATTTTAACGAGCTTTTGGAGTTTGCTTTTAAAAATTTAAGCGCGGGCGAAAGCGTTAAATTTAAAGATATTAGCGGCGAATTTGAAGCGTCAAATTTTACCGAACTAAACGAAAATTTTAATCTTTTAATGCCGACAAACCTTAAAAATTTACCTAAAATTTTTATCGCAAACGAAGCCGAGCAGGTTGCCTTAGCAAGCTACGAAAAGCCCGCCGTTACGCTAAAAACGACGGCGATTTACCGCGGCAATCACCCAAGCTCTCCTAGGTTTTTTGATGTCTGCGCGGCTAGAGACATTTTTATCTATGCGCTTTGCGACAAGCTTTTTAAAGCGGGCGTAAATTTTATCGCGTTAAAAGCGCAAAAGCCGCCATTTAAGGCTACCGTGCTTGAAAACGGATACATTTTTAGCGGCTCTAGGATTTATTATTCGCGCGCAAATTTAAGCGAGATAGAGGGCGCCGCTGATAAAAATCTAGCCGCTTTTAATCTCGCAAAAAAAGAATTTGACGAAGAGGGCGGGGTAGCTAGGATATTTTTAAGCAGGTTTAAAGACGATGAAGTTAAAATTTACCCCAAATTTGATGATTTTAACGTCTTAAATTTCGCCTTGCCCGCGAGCTTTGACGAGCTTTACGCGCAGATAAAGCGCGAGGAGAGCGGCAAGAGTTTGCTTCAAAATTACGGCGAAAGCTTTAGCCTGCCGCGCGGCGAACTAAACGTACAAAACGGCTTTTTCGGGCTATTTTGCATGGTCGGAGCGCTGCTTGGATTTGATAGCGATGCGCAAAAAGCAGGCGAAATTTTACTTCAAAACGCGAGCGATTTTAACGGCGCAAAAGGGCCTAGGCTCGATTTTAAAATGCTAAATAAAACGCATTTTGACGTCGTTAAATTTGCTAGAAGCGGCATGAGCTTTAGGCTAGCTGGCGTCGATGCGAGGCTGCTTAGCTACGGATACGCCGAGTCGCTAGCGTATTTTTTGAGCGATTTTTCAGACGCGCTAAAGCAGGATTTTAGCGTGCAAAACGCGCTGCTTTGCGGTTCGCTTTTTGAGAACAAAACGCTTGCAAATTTGACGTTAAAGCATCTAAAAACAGGCTTAAATGCCAAATTTAGCAAAGAGTTTTTGATTGAAGAGATGTTTTAAATATGAAATTTCAGGCTTAGTCCAAGGCGTCGGCTTTCGCCCTTTTGTTTATAATCTAGCCCTTAAATTCGGCCTTACGGGCGAAATTTATAACGACGACGAGGGCGTGAAACTAACGCTTTGCGGGCGAGACGAGCAGATAGAAAAATTTGAAAAAGCGCTGCATGAGGAGCTACCCAGCCTTGCTCGCATCGACGAGATAAGAAAAACCGAGCTAGCGGGCGCGAAATTTGACGAGTTTAAGATAGTCGCCTCAAAATCGGCCAAAAAGCACGCGCCTATCTTGCCCGATTTTGCCCTTTGCGCAGACTGCGAGCGCGAGTTTTATGACCCCGCAGACCCGAGGTATCATTATCCTTTTATCAACTGCACCAACTGCGGCCCGAGGTTTTCGATTATCGAGTCGCTGCCTTACGACCGCGCAAACACGACGATGAACGCGTTTAAGATATGCGAATTTTGCGGCGGCGAATACAAAAATCCGCTAAATCGCCGCTATCATGCCCAGCCCGTCTCATGCCCAAACTGCGGGCCTAGGCTTGCTTTAAAAGATAAACTCGGGCGGGTTTTAGCACGGGATAACGAAAGCGCAAAGCAGGCCGCACGTCTCATAAATGAGGGTAAAATTTTAGCCGTCAAAGGGCTTGGCGGATTTCATCTGATGTGCCGTTTAAAGGAGGATACGGTAGGGCTGCTAAGAGAGCGCAAAAAGCGGCCTAAAAAGCCCTTTGCCGTGATGTGTAAAGACCTCGCGCGCGCTAAAAAATACGCTCAAATTTCGCCCGAGGAGCAGCAGCTTTTAAGCTCAAATTTAAAACCGATCGTCGTTTTGCAAAGCTTGCCTAGCGCGCGGGTTCCCTCAAATTTAGCACCCGGCCTAAATAAAATCGGCATATTTTTGCCATACACGGGCGTACATCTTTTGCTTTTTGAGTACCTAGAGGGCGACGTTATCGCTACCTCGGCCAATGTCTCTGGCGAGCCCATCATATATGGTGAAAAAGACCTGCGAGAAAAGCTCGGCGGCGCGATAGATTTTTACCTAGATAACGACCGCGAGATACACTCGCCAAGCGACGATAGTATCGCGTTTGTAGCGGGCGGCGAGACTATCTTTATCCGCACGAGCCGCGGCGTGCATCCCAAATTTATCCGCACTAAATTTAAGAGCGAAAAGACCGTTTTAGCCGTCGGAGCGGAGCTAAAAAACCAGTTTGCGATCTTTAAGGACGGTGAGCTGATGATAAGCCCGTATATCGGCGATCTAAAAAACGTCGCAACCTATGAGCGGTTTTGCGCGCTAATCCAGCTTTTTAGCGAGATTTACGAGTTAAAATTTGACGAGATAGCGGCTGATTTGCACCCGCATTTTTTAAATTTGAAATGGGCGCGCGAATATGCTGCGAATTTGGGCTCAAAAATCACGCAGATCCAGCATCATCACGCGCATTTGCTATCGGTGATTTTAGAAAACGATTTAGACGCAAATCGCGAGTATCTGGGCTTTTGCTTTGACGGTACGGGATACGGCCCGGACGGGAGCGTCTGGGGCGGAGAGATCATGAAAGTGCGCGGCAAAGAGTATGAGCGGGTTTGCAAATTTGACGAAATTTTGCTGATCGGCGGCGAAGCTAGCGTGAAAAATATCTGGCAGATTGCTTATGCCGCGATTTTAAAATATGATTTAGAGAGCGAGGCGGAGGCGTTTTTGGCTAAATTTGAGCCCGCTAAGCTAAAAAATCTAAAAATCCTGCACGAAAAGCAAATAAACTGCGTTAAAACTAGCTCGCTTGGACGCATATTTGACGCGTTTGCGGCGGTAATCCTCGGGCTTGATAGCATCAGCTACGAGGGCGAGGCGGGAATGAGCCTAGAGGCGCTTTACGACGCAAATTTAGACGTCTGCTACGAATTTGAAATCAGTAGTGACAAAATTTGCTTTAAAGAGGCCTTTAAAAGAGCTCTCAAAGACGATGCAAAAACGGCTGCGACGGGCTTTATAAAAGGGCTAGTAAAGCTCGTAGCAGACGTGGCTTGCGCACAGCATAACGACGTCTTGCTAGCTGGCGGAGTTTTTCAAAATAAGGCCCTGCTTGAAAATGTAATTTTAATTCTTAAGCAAAAAGGTAAGAAGTATTACATAAATAAGAACTTTTCCTCAAACGACTCCTCGGTAGCTATCGGTCAGATCGCGCTTACATTAATTTAAATTAAAGTTTTCTGATGTATAATAACTAATAATTTCTTTAAGGAGGCGATAGTGGAAAACATCATAAGATTTAGTGTCTCGTTGCCAAAGCAGTTATTAGACGAACTCGACAACAAAATAGGCGCTCAGGGCTATGCTTCGAGAAGCGAGTTTACTCGCGATCTGATTAGGGAAAAAATAGTAAATGACAGCTGGAAAGACGCGGACGAGGATCTCATCGGCGTTTTGACGCTCATTTATTTGCACCACCAAAACGACCTCGTCGTAAAAATGATGGACATCGAGCATCAGGCAAATTTGCACATCGCCTGCACGACTCACGTCCATATAGATCACGACAACTGCCTGGAGACTCTGATACTGCGCGGTAAAGCGGGAGCTATCGAGAAATTTTCCGAAAAAATGGGCGGACTAAAAGGGGTTAAATTTGCAAAACTAACCAAGGCTGCCGTCCCGCGCTCGTAACGTTTAAAATGCGGGCAAGCTTGATAAGCCATATCAAATTTGCCCGCAAAAGCCTCTCTTTTATCACGCATTTATCTCTTTAACGCTAAAATTATCCAAATTTATCACTATTTTTATTTCAAGGTTAAAATTTGAAACATATCTCTTTTAAAAATTTCGTCCAAAACGAGGCTAGTTCGGGCATCTTGCTCATCCTTGCCGCGATTTTTGCGATGATATTTCAAAACGGCTTTTTGAGCGAATTTTACAACTCCTTTTTACGCATAAATATGGGCGTGGTTTTTGGCGAATTTAGCCTGCAAAAGCCGCTTATTTTGTGGGTAAATGACGGGCTCATGGCGGTTTTTTTCTTTCTTTTGGGGCTTGAGCTAAAGCGCGAGATAGTCGAGGGCGAGATGCGAAATCCCGCTCAGATCGTGCTGCCTATCGTGGGTGCGGCCGGCG encodes the following:
- the cybH gene encoding Ni/Fe-hydrogenase, b-type cytochrome subunit, which codes for MSEHKFDRKSEYEFSIGLRATHWIRFFAITFLVVSGYYISYVFVSPEVTTQPVLFMNAKWRAAHQIAGFVLIACFIFKLYLFIFDKYSRKEVVSIVDFFNPKVWIAQIKYYLFLGPHPHLKGVYNPLQFASYFFFYLVLFLICLTGLVLYVHVYHEGLGGLLYEPMRQCEELMGGLANVRTIHRICMWIIMVFVVAHVYMAVFNAVKGKNGAMDAIVSGYKYVKDEH
- a CDS encoding HyaD/HybD family hydrogenase maturation endopeptidase → MRVLVLGIGNVMFGDEGVGVHFVKMMERNYKFSPKNGAKFDSVLNLDDKFDSTNLDGANSNLSGDLARSDGSKFNADGANLELRFIDGGTLAMALTPVIAWADVLIVADCISAEGSETGDVYFFGYEQMPPTISWNGSAHEVEMLETLRLMELAGDLPRTKILGIVPKRIEPMSFELSAQAQEGANLMEKTLLNELSRLGFSYEKIANFSVCDIALEFSKKGAI
- the hypF gene encoding carbamoyltransferase HypF, which encodes MKRCFKYEISGLVQGVGFRPFVYNLALKFGLTGEIYNDDEGVKLTLCGRDEQIEKFEKALHEELPSLARIDEIRKTELAGAKFDEFKIVASKSAKKHAPILPDFALCADCEREFYDPADPRYHYPFINCTNCGPRFSIIESLPYDRANTTMNAFKICEFCGGEYKNPLNRRYHAQPVSCPNCGPRLALKDKLGRVLARDNESAKQAARLINEGKILAVKGLGGFHLMCRLKEDTVGLLRERKKRPKKPFAVMCKDLARAKKYAQISPEEQQLLSSNLKPIVVLQSLPSARVPSNLAPGLNKIGIFLPYTGVHLLLFEYLEGDVIATSANVSGEPIIYGEKDLREKLGGAIDFYLDNDREIHSPSDDSIAFVAGGETIFIRTSRGVHPKFIRTKFKSEKTVLAVGAELKNQFAIFKDGELMISPYIGDLKNVATYERFCALIQLFSEIYELKFDEIAADLHPHFLNLKWAREYAANLGSKITQIQHHHAHLLSVILENDLDANREYLGFCFDGTGYGPDGSVWGGEIMKVRGKEYERVCKFDEILLIGGEASVKNIWQIAYAAILKYDLESEAEAFLAKFEPAKLKNLKILHEKQINCVKTSSLGRIFDAFAAVILGLDSISYEGEAGMSLEALYDANLDVCYEFEISSDKICFKEAFKRALKDDAKTAATGFIKGLVKLVADVACAQHNDVLLAGGVFQNKALLENVILILKQKGKKYYINKNFSSNDSSVAIGQIALTLI
- the nikR gene encoding nickel-responsive transcriptional regulator NikR gives rise to the protein MENIIRFSVSLPKQLLDELDNKIGAQGYASRSEFTRDLIREKIVNDSWKDADEDLIGVLTLIYLHHQNDLVVKMMDIEHQANLHIACTTHVHIDHDNCLETLILRGKAGAIEKFSEKMGGLKGVKFAKLTKAAVPRS